In the genome of Pseudonocardia cypriaca, the window GTCGGCGAGCAGGAAGGTGCGATGGCCCGCCGCGGCCGCGGCGACCAGCCGGGCCTGGTGCGGCATCAGCTCCATGTCGCGCGGCGTGTATCGGGAGGTGGGCGCGGGGAGGTCCATGCACGCCGACGCGCCGCTCCCTGCCCGCTCGAACGAGCTGAGCAGCGGGCCGATCAGCTCCCACGTGGCCAGCCGCGTGGGACGGGGTCCGCTCGGCCGGACGGCGGCGACGTCGGGGGCGAGGAACGGGTTGGCCAGCTGCCGCGAGACGACCGACCGCGGCACCACCCGCTGCTCGGCGGCTGCCGCGGGCTCCGCAGGCGGCAGCTCGTCGACGGAGGGCTCGATGCCGGCGCTCCGCAGCATGTCGCGCTTGACCGACCGGGCCTCGTCGGAGACCACGGCGTCCTCGGCGAGCAGCGCCAGGAGATCGGAGTCGCGCACGGCGCTCTTCGCGAGGATCGTCGCGATCCCGTCGAGGCGCTTGAGCTGCTCGGCCCGGTGCGCGTCGGTGACGTTCTCCTCCGCACGGACCCGGGCGCGCTCGTCGCGCAGCAGCAGCGCGACGGCCTGGAACTTCGTGCGCGTCGACGGCGTGACCCGACCGGTGTGGAGGGCCGCCTCGACCTCCCGGACGGCGCGGGCGAGCACCGAGTAGACGTCCTGCTTGACGTCCTCGCGGCGGCGGCCGTGACGACGGTCGCGCGGGACGGTACGGCGAGCCCTGGTCTGGGGCTGGCCTCGTCGAGCCACTGACTCCTCCTCGGTTGCCGCGCACGGTGCTGCGGCCGGGTGATGGGCGTTGCGGGGAGAGGGCCGGAGCGGCTCTCTCCGAGACGCGAGCGGACTCGCCGACCTGCGGCATACAGATCATGCACGAGCAGATCGTGCGAGAACCCGCTGATCAGCGACTCGATCTGGTGCACGAGGGGGGACCGGACACCAGAACTTCGCATACCCGCGAATGCGGGGGGCCCATGCACCTCGAGGATACCGCATCGTGTGGGCGCGGCGTGCGGTCCGAGCGGGTGTCACCGGTCGGGGTGGGGCAGTGGTGATGATCACGGGCGCCCGGTGCTCTCACCGAGCCTCGTCCTGCCGTCCTCGCGGGGCATGATCCGGTGTAGCGGTTCGCTACTGCTGTGGCGGCAGCCATGGGCAACCGATGCACGCGATCTTGGTGGGCATGATCCGCTGTAGCGGGCGTCCATGGTCGTGCCGGCAGCCATGGACAACCGCCAGTTCGGATCATGGTCCGTGCGGCTCTGGTTGATTCCCGTCGGGTCGGCCTGGTCACAAAACCCGCCGGTGGGCGCGCCGTTCCCGGCTCGGGCCTCTCGGCGCCCGGCCCCGTTGTCGGCCTCTCGGGTGTTCCCCCCGGTTCCCGTCGATCCCTTCGGCTGGTGGGGGTGGCTGGGTTGGGTCAACTACCGAATTCTGTGGTTGCGTGGGCGGCCGTCCCCGGCTTGGGGGCACGGCGGTCGGGGACGAGACCGCCGCGGTTGGGTGCCACGCGACCTGCTGTGGTCCCGACCCTCGCACCCCAGCCCATCCGCGCACGGTCAGGCCGGACCAGTCCAGGGACGGGGCGTCTGCACCTGATCACGCCTGGATGGCAGGGGTTGTTGGGTGGGAACGGGACCACAGCCGGTTGCGTGGCACTCAGGTCGGCTGTTCGTCGGGACCGCCGTGCCCCCGCGTCGGGGACGGCCGCCCGAGCAACCACGGAATTCGGTAGTGAACCCAAGCCAGCTGCCGCGGTAGGTGCGGGGAGAGGCGAACCGGATCGACCACACCAGCAGCCGGGGGCGGATAGGTGAGGCCGGGAGGTCCGAGTCGGGGAGCGTGTCAGATGGTCTGTGTAACAAGATCCTCTTGAGTTGAGGAGTACACAGATGACCATGACCGGTGAGCCACGGGCTGGCCATCCTCTCGGCGCCGACGATGATGCCGGGCCGGTGACCGCGCGGGACGCGGTGAACAGCATGATCGAGGCCGGCCTGCTGGATCAGCTCATGTCCCAGGTCGATGCGGGCGAGCTCGCCTTGACCGGCGATGGTGGTTTCCTCCCGGAGATGATCAAAGCGGTGCTCGAACGCGGCTTGGCGGTCGAGCAGACCGCGCACCTGGGCTACGAGAAAGGCGACCCGGCCGGGCGTGGGACGCCGAACTCGCGCAACGGCACCAGCCCGAAGACGGTGGCCACCGAGGTCGGCGACGTGGCCCTGGACGTTCCGCGGGACCGGTCTGGCACGTTCGAACCGCGCCTGGTGCCGAAGGGTTCGCGGCGCACCGGCGGCCTGGATGAGATGATCATCTCGCTGTATGCGGGTGGGATGACCGTGCGCGACATCGCCCACCACCTGCAGCGCACGATCGGCACCGAGCTGTCCCACGACACCATCTCCAAGATCACCGACTCGGTGTTGGAGGAGGTGAAGGCCTGGCAGTCCCGCCCGCTGGAGGAGATCTACCCGATCGTCTACCTGGACGCGCTGGTGATCAAAGTGCGGGACGGGCACCAGGTCCGCAACCGGTCCGCGCACCTGGCCGTCGGGGTCGACCTCGACGGCGTCAAGCACGTGCTCGGGATCTGGGTGCAGGCAGCCGAGGGGGCGAAGTTCTGGGCCGGGGTGTGCGCCGAGCTGCGCAACCGCGGCGTGCGGGACGTGCTGATCGTGTGTTGCGACGGGCTGAGCGGATTCCCCGAGGCCATCGAAGCGACCTGGCCGCAGAGCATCGTGCAGACCTGCACGGTGCACCTGCTGCGCGCGGCGATGCGGTTCGTCTCCTACGCCGACCGCAAGAAGGTCGCCGCGGCGCTGCGGCCGATCTACACCGCCCCCACCGACGAGATCGCCCGCACCGAGTTGGACAGCTTCGCCAGCTCCAGCCTCGGCAAGAAGTACCCGGCCGCCGTGGCGACCTGGGTGAACGCCTGGGAGCGGTTCATCCCGTTCCTGGCGTTCCCACCCGAGCTCCGGAAGATCATCTACACGACGAACGCGATCGAGTCGCTGAACTACCAACTTCGGAAGATCATCAAGAACCGGGGGCACTTCCCGAACGACGACGCCGCGATCAAGTTGCTGTGGCTGGCGATCCGCGACATTGAGGACAAACGCGCCCGCGCCCGGGCGAAGGAGAAGGGCCTACCAGCCAACGAACGCAAGGCCCCGGGCCGGCTGGTCGAAGGCGCCGTCGTCCAGGGCTGGAAACAGGCCCTCGGCTCGCTCGCCCTGGCCTACCCCGAGCGCATCAACCCCTACCTGACCTGACCGATTCCTAGATCGACTTACACAGACTTCTTGACAGGCCCGAGTCGGGTACGGCGCGCCAACCGGAACGGTTTCCCACGAGGACGGCACCACAACGGCACCGCGCCGCGTTCCGCGGAACGCACAAGGGGCACCGTGCACACCTTCCCGCCACGGCACACACTGCCGGCCATGTGCACCGACCCCGCACGATGTGCACCGCCACCCGCCTGGGGTTCCGAGACCACCGTCCGCCGACCTGCGTTCCGCCGAACGCGGGATGCGGGCGGTCGATCCAGCGGCTGCCGGGTCGAGTCGGGTCCGGGGCTGCTCGTCTAGGTTGGCCGGGTGAAGGCGATGCTCCTGGAGAACATCCATCCGGTTGCGGCAGCGGCGTTCCGGCGTGCGGGCTTCGAGGTCGACGCGCGTTCGAGCTCGTTGAGCGAGGACGAGCTCATCGCCGAGCTGCCGGGGGTGTCGGTGCTCGGGATCCGGTCCAACACGACCGTCACGCCCGCGGTGCTCGATGCCGGGAAGGACCTCCTGGCGGTGGGGTGCTTCTGCATCGGGACCAACCAGGTGGACCTGGAGAGTGCGGCCGAGCGGGGTCTGGCGGTGTTCAACGCGCCGTACTCCAACACGCGCAGCGTCGTCGAGCTGGTGATGGGCGAGATCATCGCGCTGGCCCGCAGGCTCACGGAGAAGACGCAGCGGATGCACGAGGGGGTGTGGGACAAGTCGGCGAAGGGCAGCCGCGAGGTCCGCGGCCGCACTCTGGGCATCGTCGGCTACGGCAACATCGGCACCCAGCTGTCCAACGTCGCCGAGGCGATCGGCATGCGGGTGATCTTCTTCGACACCGCCGACCGGTTGGCGCACGGCAACGCGCGCCGGGTCGGGTCGTTGGAGGAGCTGCTGGCGGAGTCGGACGTGGTGACCATCCACGTCGACGGCAGGCCGGGCAACGCGGGGCTCTTCGGCGCCGAGCGGTTCGCGATGATGAAGCCGGGGGCGGTGTTCATCAACGCCTCCCGAGGGATGGTGGTCGACGACGCGGCGCTGCGCGACCACATCCGGTCCGGGCACCTGTCGGGCGCCGCCATCGACGTCTTCCCGCTGGAGCCGAAGGCGCAGGGCGACCCGTTCGACTCGCCGCTGCGGGGCCTCGACAACGTCATCCTGACCCCGCACGTCGGCGGGTCCACGCAGGAGGCGCAGGAGGAGATCGGGCACTTCGTCGCGAACAAGCTGCTCGGGTTCGTCGATGCGGGGAGCACGGCGCTCTCGGTCAACCTGCCGCAGGTGTCGCCCCCGAGTCCTCAGGGCGCGTTCCGGATGGGGTACCTGCACGAGAACCGGCCCGGGGTGCTGGCCGAGATCAACCGGTTGCTCGCGGACGCCGGGGTGAACGTGGTGGGCCAGTCGCTGTCGACCCGCGGCGGACACGGGTACGTCCTCACCGACACCGACACCGTGCTGTCGGACGCGACCTTGTCCGCCCTGCGCCGGTCGGCGCAAACGGTGTGGTTGCGGTCCTGGCAGCTCTGACGATCAGGCGGCGGTCCCGCCCCGTGACCGGGAACGCAGCGGCTGCTCGGCGGCGATGACGCTCTCGCGCAGGGGTGCGGCGTCACAACGGCACCGGACCAGCTGGGACGGCGGGACGCGGGTCATCGCTCGAGGGCGGCGGCCGGCTCAGGCTTCCTCGGTGAGCGCGGCGGCGGTCAGCGAGAAGTGCTGGGCGAGCAGCGCGGCGGCGGCGTCGGCGTCCCGGGCGAGGGTCGCCTCCTCGATCCGGCGGTGCTCGGCGACGGCGTCCCGGGCCGGGCCGCGGCCGGCCGACCAGCGACGCGTCAGCT includes:
- a CDS encoding IS256 family transposase codes for the protein MTGEPRAGHPLGADDDAGPVTARDAVNSMIEAGLLDQLMSQVDAGELALTGDGGFLPEMIKAVLERGLAVEQTAHLGYEKGDPAGRGTPNSRNGTSPKTVATEVGDVALDVPRDRSGTFEPRLVPKGSRRTGGLDEMIISLYAGGMTVRDIAHHLQRTIGTELSHDTISKITDSVLEEVKAWQSRPLEEIYPIVYLDALVIKVRDGHQVRNRSAHLAVGVDLDGVKHVLGIWVQAAEGAKFWAGVCAELRNRGVRDVLIVCCDGLSGFPEAIEATWPQSIVQTCTVHLLRAAMRFVSYADRKKVAAALRPIYTAPTDEIARTELDSFASSSLGKKYPAAVATWVNAWERFIPFLAFPPELRKIIYTTNAIESLNYQLRKIIKNRGHFPNDDAAIKLLWLAIRDIEDKRARARAKEKGLPANERKAPGRLVEGAVVQGWKQALGSLALAYPERINPYLT
- the serA gene encoding phosphoglycerate dehydrogenase, whose amino-acid sequence is MLLENIHPVAAAAFRRAGFEVDARSSSLSEDELIAELPGVSVLGIRSNTTVTPAVLDAGKDLLAVGCFCIGTNQVDLESAAERGLAVFNAPYSNTRSVVELVMGEIIALARRLTEKTQRMHEGVWDKSAKGSREVRGRTLGIVGYGNIGTQLSNVAEAIGMRVIFFDTADRLAHGNARRVGSLEELLAESDVVTIHVDGRPGNAGLFGAERFAMMKPGAVFINASRGMVVDDAALRDHIRSGHLSGAAIDVFPLEPKAQGDPFDSPLRGLDNVILTPHVGGSTQEAQEEIGHFVANKLLGFVDAGSTALSVNLPQVSPPSPQGAFRMGYLHENRPGVLAEINRLLADAGVNVVGQSLSTRGGHGYVLTDTDTVLSDATLSALRRSAQTVWLRSWQL